In the genome of Populus trichocarpa isolate Nisqually-1 chromosome 10, P.trichocarpa_v4.1, whole genome shotgun sequence, the window GAGGTCCCCAGGAACTCGAACCGACTCTCTCTCTtctgcccccccccccccccccccccctctctctcttgttttgtTCACCCACACGTTCGGCTAATGATGTTCACCCAAGTGGCAAAATGATAGATGCCCCACGTCCCTGTTCCTTttcccttatatatatatatatatgattcagtATTGATTTTCTAGTTATTAAACCTGCTCAACCTGAcaggataataaaaaatatgtgatttgaagtttattttaaattgaataaaaaaatattaactcaataaaattcacttattttttaaaaacaaaaaaatattattatcttaatgaaaaataattaatggtgATCAAGTAAACcacatcattttaaaattatttttcaaatcagtaAAAGCTTATCCAtctacatattaatttaaaagatatatttttaagataattaaaaaataaaaaatcagtaaaagaaatttaataatttttttagtaataaatttaagattgaaatcttgaaaatcaagaaaaaaaaatctccttcGCCACCATACTAGCCCTTTAGAAGTAAGACAGacttatttataatatctttacttattgaataaaaaataaaaaaagcaaaattagtagtttatttattgcttttttagaaaagagaaggaaatttTAGGCATTATttctcataaaattaaaagataaaaacaaaacaaatgggTTTGGAGGTTGCTTGCAATCAATTGTAGTTTACTCTTTTGagcctctctctttcttcctcgTGGGAGTGGGACGACTACTTGTCCTTGTAAAAGATCTCCCCTTTTAACTCAACTTGATTTtgttgttctctttttttttttttttcatttctcttgATCTCCctttcctcttcctcctcctcccctGTGCTTAATCCTTATTTTGTTGAAGATGCGCTCCCTTTTTGATCTTTGAAAGacagagaagagaaaaatatggGAGCATGTGTGTCAACTCCAGAGGGGTGTGTGGGTGGCAGATTGAAGTCTtcaaaaaagatgaagatacgCAGGAAAGGCAAGAGAGGCACTGCTTTCAAGAGAAGATCAGTGCCGCCATCTAGAATGTTATCTGATGACAAGTCTGATGGCCCTGCTTCCgctgctcctcctcctcatcaccTCCCTTCCTTCACCAACCCCACTTTTCAAGGTCCTTCCTCCATCTTCTATGCCAaaaatctctcttctttttgacatctccctccctccctccctctctccttATTGATTTCATTTCCCAGCATTTTactgttgattttgatttcggGTTAGATTTGTATGGTGTGATCTCAGTGATATAATGATTCGTTTGTTGCTGGTTGCATTTTGGGTTTggaatttgtatttctttttgggGTTTAGATTGCAATAATGATTTAGGGGTGCATGGCTAATCTGTTTGCATGAAATGTAGGCAAGTGGcccatttcattttccttttttttgttcaatatcATGATGCGTGTTATTGgtaaatgaaaatgataaaaggacaatgttttttatttaaacttgaagTGAGGTTTCTGGCATACATGGAAGTAATTCACTGCTATTTTCCTATCCTGATTTCATCTTTAAGGCACTGCAGATGAATCCAAGCTCAATTAATCTGGAAATAATGGATATTTTAGGCACTTCAGATGAATACAGGCGCAATTACTCTGGGAATAATAGGCGTTtgaaatgtgattttttattttgctaattCTTTTGATGATTAAAAAGTATGTAGTTTAGTAGATCTTCATAAcattagaagaagaagattgacaAATGATCTAAGCTTGAAACTGCAGAGCTGATTCGTGTCTGATCTCTATCTAGTTCAGATGTTGCCAGTTGATGATTCTTGACTACATTGCAAATTGGGGGCTTCCCAATAGACCCTTCCACTGGTTTCTTTCTGATTAGTACCATGCTTCATCTGTTGCTCTACTTTTTTGACGAATGCATTTGTTCTAACACAGAACGGTCATTTCCGTTAATCTCTAAATATCCAAATGTTAACTCTATTTATTAGGTCCTAGTTGATCATGATTCAACATTAGAAGTGTCTTTGGTCCATAAAATATTTCTTCAGCTAACTGGTGCTAGCTTATTTCCTTCTAGTCGTTATGCTGTAGTGGACAGAAGATGGGGGACTGGGAGGATTTGCAATGTTATTCAGTTGCATTCTAGATTGATGATTTCGCACAAGCCCAATGATCCGGttaataattattgataattcTCTAGTTACTGGGAcgttcatggattttttttaataatatgataatattcatatttcaaGCTTTTACACTTTGATAAGTTGAATATTCATTTCTGGTAACGTGTCTAATCATGATGCGATGTTGTTATCTTCATTGTGGAATCATGTCTATTGTTTCCTGTTTTTACCTGCTATAGATATGTGCCTGATTTTATTAAACTGCAATTTGAAGCAGGAAGTAAGGAGGAAGCATGGTTTGACTCAGCTGCAATATTGGAGTCTGATTGTGATGAAGATTTTGAAAGTGTTCCAGACGGTAAAATGAGGATATTGATTTCTACTATACATAAGCATTTTGGTTGTTAATTCTTCATTTGCTGATTAatcagagatttatttttgCTAATTATGGATCCACTTATCATCTACAGATATCTTATCTCTAAATGGATTTGACATTGTATCACTCTCAAGCACTGCATCTGGCAGAGTTGCCAATCATGGAGACTGTAATGTCAATATGCAACATTCCTCATTCACTGATCAGATGCAGAAGGCGGGGGATTTATCTGCAGGAAATTCTACACATGACTCCGTTAGTGAGGCTACTGAACAAACAAATATTCATGTCTTCAATTTAGATCATGTTGATTCTGTATCCAAGTCTGATGGACCTTCAAATGAAGTAAAGCAACCTGTGTTCCTCGATGAAATCACCTCTGCAGATGAAAATGCTGGAGAGGAAGGATTATTAGACAATTGTGGAATTCTTCCAGGCAACTGTTTGCCTTGTCTTGCTTCAACTGTTCCACCTGTTGAAAAGAGGAGATCACTTAGCTCCAGTCCACCAAGTGCAAGGAAAAAGGGTGCCTTAAAACTCCCATTCAAGTGGAAGGAAGGGAATTCTAGTAACACTTTATGTAAGTACTTTGCTTGTCAACTTTTTACAGTTGCAACGTTATTTTGGAGGCaaacaaaataatcacaatTTATGCtcattgttgttatttatattcTCATTAAACCTTGATCATATGAGAATGTGATTGTCATTCTTATAGATTGGATTCCTTAGATTTCAGCTTTTGGGATCAAGGTTTAGTTGAGGATCTTTGAACTGTTTCTTGCTAATATGTCTATTTAATTGCTAAATATGCTACtacttaaattttcaaaaaaccatGGTATCAAGTTGTATGTGGATCTAATAAATAGCAGATGCTGTACCTAATATTTAGCTTGCATATGTGGGAGTTTTTGAGATTCTCTCGCCTAAAAGATGTATACTAGCTATCTAATCTCTTTGGTCGTTTGTTAGTTGAATAAGTGGTGTGAATCTTAGCTCACCAAGGGAGTTTTTACCTTACGTTCCACCACATTGCAAATCTTGTTTGCAGAATAAAAGCAACACTTAGAATAGTATTTTGGAGAAGTGACGTAGAACAATTATTCCAAGAGTTTATGGACCAGATTAGCAAGGCCAAGCCTGAAAAGAAGTCCGCAAAGAAACGTGGAAACATTTGATATGAAGCCTGAAgttattgttttcttgtttaagttattgttttcttgttttaattcctagttaattttggattttaattatttgttttctactcagcttaagatttttttttaattagtattttactatttagaaatCCTAATACTAGATTAATTCTATTAATTTGGTAAGTTATAATTAGGAATCCTTTCCTATAAAGGATTTTAGtactaatataaatagagatgtctagtttattttatgAAGATCAAGATTATTATtcagattcaataaaaataccagAGAATTTTCTCTACAGTTTGGTCTATCAAGAAGTGTCAACTATTGATGTTGTTTTCCACTTTATGAAATTGCTTTCTGCTGATACTTGCCAAAAGTCCAAAGTATCAttctatttttgtaaaatttcattcatggtgatattttttagtaattatataatttctaatttggttttgttttgacaCGGACAATACTTCCAACTATATTTCTTCTCACATGTTTGCAAACCTGTTTCATTccttgcaattgttttggttcTTTTAAAGGAATGAAGGCATAAATGTTGGTGAAACATGGAGTCTCATGATGAgcgttaaggcttatacatacGAGTGTATGTAACAAAATACCATATTGCAGGAGGTCAACACTGCGGATTCTTATAGCCTTTTACAATATTCCCAGTCCACTCACCTATGTTACACATGAAGCCTGATTTGTTGATATGTTTGATAATGTTGCTCTACATGCATTCCTTCATTTGAAAAgttcatttatttcttaaaatgcactttcatgaaactctttgtCACTGGGCTGTGATTTACGGTTGCTTTTGATTGTGGAGATTAAGAATTGAGGATTTGATGTTAGAGATACATTACTTGAGAAGGATATAAACTAAAACTGCGAAGAGCAGTAAGTTatgtgtggttgtggtttgttTTCATGGGAAAAAGGTAAATCACTTAGTATATGAAGGTCACGATGCTTGTCATGTGTGCTTGAGGTTTATCCCAAAGGAATTTACAAATCTATGCTGCTCCTAATTTGTATTATTAGAGGTAGTGGGTAGTGTAATACAACAAAACCACATTTTCCCTTTATAAAAGTATTATATACTTGTATGATGacctctttatatttttgttctgTATGGTTTCAGTTTCTTCAAAGATGATTCTGCACAGACCAATAGCAGGTTCACAAGTACCCTTTTGCCctatggaaaagaaaatgcttGATTGTTGGTCTCATATTGAGCCATGCAGTTTCAAAGTTCGAGGACAAAGTTATTTCAGGTAAAACTAAGCTGATGGAATTGGATTGATTTATTGCATATGCAGCTCCAAAtgcattgtaaaaaaaatattttaatgcaaaCATAGGATTTAAGCTATTTTTTGTCagtcaataattgtttttcatttattgtagGCTTGATACAGTGCAATCTCGCAGAGTATTTTATagtcctttttgtttttcatttattacaGACTTGTTAAAATGTAATCTCACACGACCAAAATTGTTTCCTTCTGAaaatactttcttttttcttctggaAGGGACAAGAAGAAGGAATTTGCTCCTAACTGTTCTGCATATTACCCATTTGGTGTTGATGTATTCTTGTCTCCACGAAAAGTTGATCATATTGCTCGGTTTGTGGACCTCCCAATTATTAACTCCGCTGGGAACTTCCCAACCATCCTTGTTGTAAATGTTCAGGTATTTCCATTTTTTCTGTCAGTACATGGGATGCAGTTATTCAGGATCTCCTGACAGTGTGTAGTTAAAGGAGAATGCAAATCTCCTCGTATTATTTATTTGTGCTGACTCCATTGTGGCTTCTACAGGTTCCTTTGTATCCTGCTGCAATTTTTCAGAGTGAAAGTGATGGAGAAGgaacaaattttgttttgtattttaagcTTTCTGATAGTTACTCGAAGGAACTTCCAACCCACTTTCAAGAAAGTATCAGAGTAAGATGaacattcttttttaatctcttaTCATAAACTACCACTTCAGAATATTTATAATCCTGTCTGATGCATGTTATCTTTGGTGATGATGctgaaaaagggaaaaagaatgAGAAGGCTTTTCTGCTGGTGTgctgatttctttattttaacatGTCAACTTGTATATAATGTTAATTTGAGGCTTGCTGCTCTCTCGTTTcgctgccttttttttttttaatgttttcttcattattaAATGATTGAAAATCTTATTCTTATTGTTTCATATCCACAATCCTTCTTAAAACAGCGATTAATtgatgatgaagttgaaaagGTCAAAGGCTTCCCTGTAGATACAATTGCATCCTTTCGGGAAAGGCTGAAGATATTGGGCCGTGTTGTAAATGTAGAAGATCTTCATTTAAGTGCTGCAGAAAGGAAACTCATGCAGGCTTACAATGAGAAACCTGTTCTTTCACGTCCTCAACATGAGTTTTACCTGGTATATTCTTGTCCAACAACTCGTGCTGGTCTTTCAACTCCATTTTACTTGTTTCCATTTAAAACATGACTTTTAATGTCTTGATTATTCAAACACAATTTGCAGCTGTTAATAGATAATCGTAATCGTTGACGCCTATATTTAAATACCTTagtttttcataaacaaaaatgatttattaatgTTACTGTAGTGACTTGAAGGGTCATTCCTGTACTGGGATGCTTCAGTTGCTATTCTGCTACATTGATCTTCTATTTTTACAGTGAGTCAATGTAATACGAGCAGTCTAAGTAGCTGTATTAAACCAGATAAGAAACGGTGCCGGATGGTTTTATAATTCTTTCCTTCTTATATACCAgggtttttttggtatttttttgcaGGGAGATAACTACTTCGAGATTGACATCGATATGCATAGGTTCAGTTATATCTCTAGGAAAGGTTTTCAAGCATTCCTAGACAGGCTTAAAATTTGTGTGCTGGATATTGGCCTCACAATTCAGGCAAGTATATCTTTCCTTTTAATGGGTGTccgtgttttatttttcaagaataaagaaattgaaaacgtTTTAGATTTTCTATGGTGGTTTGTAGAGTTGATATTCATGAGGAGTCTGTATTCTCATTTTATAACAGGGGAACAAAGTAGAAGAGTTGCCAGAGCAGATCTTGTGCTGTATAAGATTAAACGGAATTGATTACATGAAATACCACCAATTGGGGTTAAATCAAGAGCCGTTTGAATCTTTAAGTGGATAAACATTGTAAGGCTTCCTTCTGATCTAATAAAGGGAAATTTACGAGAAACCTCTGTTTCATCATCAGTCCTTAAATTCACAATCAAAACAACTGAGGCAAAGAAGTGCAGTGTGTGCGAGCGCGCGCACACAAAATCAAATTGGATTAGATCATTGTACGGTACTACTTTGATAAGCAGCATATTTTTTCGTAATGTCAAACCTCGTGTTAATTAGTACCTGGTAATTGTATGCTCTTCAAGTCTATCCCAGCAGAACCCTGCGATTATGCGCAAGCCTAAGCTACGATACAAATCATTTCAGCATTTATACCTGGAGGATATGATAAATGTTTTTGTGATAGAGATGCACACTTTTTTtgatgcgaaaacacattttgaaCGGaacattttaaagaaaatctcTCTTAAATCGTTAATGAAACAGTTAAGTCTTCtgcaaatataaatattcatagtCTTGCAAAATAATTTAGTGGACTTCAGCGTGGACCAATTTCTAAGAGAGATAGCGGATCATGGAATGCATCATGGAATTCAATCTACTTAGTGtatcaatatttgaaaaaattagcaTGGTTTTAGAGGTTCTTCAACTAGAAGTAAACCTCTTACCTTACAGGGAGAAAGAGGCTTTCCGCATAAACCTTTGTTTCCAGAATAGGAACTCTGGGGAAAGTCAGTTAATGGTTTACCTGCAGGAATCTCCCCTGCAAGAAGATTATCTGATAAATCCAGTTCCTTCAGCCTTTTCAGCTTCAGAAACCCAACTGGTATTCTGCCAGTGAAGTGGTTTTTCTGCAGCTTCAGCTTCTCTAAGGAGCTAACATTTGCTAAAGCCTCCGGCAAGTTGAAACCTAACTTGTTACAGCTCAAATCCAATGTTTGCAATGATTTCAATCTCCCTATAGTTGTGGTTATACGCCCTCCAAGAAAATTATGGGACAAGTTGAGGTACTGAATCCCAGTTTGTGAGCCCACTCCAGCTTGTATAATACCAGTAGAGAAATAGTTATCGGAGAGATCAATATATGTCAATGAACCATCAGAAAAGGCATTTCCTAtctgaaaaacattatttattgggCCTGTTAGCTTGTTTGAATGGAGATCAAGCACACCCAAATACTGCAAATTTCTAACTGAAACAGGGATCCTTGAAACAAGTGAGTTCcttgaaaagtttaatttgtAGAGCTGAGTAAGGCGCCCCAGCCATGCCGGCAAGCTTCCAGTGAGATGGTTAGAGGACAAGTCCAGCTCCTGTATTGGACTGGGAGTCGCTTGCAAGAAGTCTGGAATTTCGCCTTGGATTCCACATCTAGCACAGTATATCCTGGAAAGGGATGGCAATTCAGCTAGCCACTGTGGGAAGGAGATGAGGTTAAGATGATTGAATGACAAATCTAGTGTTTGAAGATTTTCAAGGGAAGACAACTCATGAGGCAGTGGTCCTTGAATCTGATTGTGAGATACATTGAACATGATGAGTTGAGAGAGTTGACCTACTGATTCTGGTATTTGGCCAGATAATAGATTGCCAGAGAGATACAATTCTTTCAAAGCTGAAAGATTGCCCAAACTAGAGGGAATCACCCCCTCAAACTTGTTATTAGCCAGGGAAACTCTCTGAAGAGAAACCATATTTCCAAAACTGGCTGGTATCCTTCCAGTTAGATGGTTATCATCCAGTCTAAGAAAGCCAAGTGAAGACAGTTGGCCAAAACTTGATGGAAATGGGATCTCACCCTCTAGATGATTGGTATCCAAGTACAACTCTGAGATGGAATTTAAGTTTGCTAATGAAAGTGGAATTTTACCTGTTAAGAGATTTCCCGAAAGATCGAGTTTTTCCAATACCTGCATTTCACCAATCCTTTCTGGTATATGACCAGTCAGAATATTGCTATGAAGATCCATCTGTACAATATTCGTCAAATTCGTGAATGAATCAGGTATCGTACCAGCTAGTTCATTTGAATATAGAAGTAGCTGGTTAAGGTTTTTAAGGTTACCCATGGTTGATGGGAGAGAGCCAGACAATCTATTCTCATACAGGTGAAGTTCTTCAAGTTTTGACAGCTTACCGATACTATCAGGCACTGGGCCGATGAGCTTGTTTCCATATAGATAAAGCTTTCTGAGATTTGGGAGGCGCAAACCAATTGATGGTGGGATTCTGCCAGCAAGACCTATCAGACCACCAAGATCAATGACTTGGAGACAGCTCACGAGTGTTATTGAAGGAGACAGCAACCCTCTCATCTGAGATTGGAAGACGAAATCATTTGTGGAAATGAATCCTGGAAGACGGATTTCAGTCACCCTGCCTGTTGTTTCGTCGCAGGTAATGCCTTCCCAGCTGCAGCAACCATGACCAACCCACTTTGCCAGCCGGCTAGAAGTATCGACGTGGATTCCAGCCTTGAAACTAGTTAGACCTTTCAGGTCATTGGGGTGGCATACTTGGTGACCATTTTGCCATCCCTTTCCAACTGTTATGATGGTGAACACAACAATCAGCCATAACAGCCAAGAAGCCATTTTGTCTAGACTGATACCTGAGAACAAGTTATTTTTGGGGAAGTGGAAAAATGAGCTGGGTTTGCAGGAAATGAACTTTCCTTGACAATGGGTACAAGGACTAGAACTTGGGAGAGGCAAGTAGAGTGGATCAAAGATCTCTGTTTTGCCTTTTACTTTTGTCATCTTTTCCCTTTACAGATTGTAATGCTGAAAAGCAGAAAAGTGTTAAATTATGATGTCCATGGTTTCGGTGAAAGGAGTCAATAAGAGTCAGGATTTTACGTATTACAATATTATTCAAGGTTTTGAAATGATTAAACTAATATTATGCAGTTTAACTCTTTCCTGATcttcaaaaaattccaaaacatgTCTCCTAAGGACACGCTGCTGAGATGAAGCAGTTGTATACTGTAAGACTTCTATTTAAATATTGCACCTCAAAATCAATCCACTGCCTCCCATGTTGCTCCAGCGACCCACGAGGTGACCTGATGACATGGCAACCGTGGATTGTCTCAAACTCCTTTTCAAGTTAGATTTTCGAGTCATATCTAACAACTATGCTTCGATGCGGGTTTTTCTAATTTCCATGTTATTAGATTACATGAGATAATAGGCTAGTGATTTGCTGTAGGTTGgaccaaatttttttgaatgtaaaaaaattatgcatgcaTTGATAACATAGGTTTTAGTTGCAAGAAAATAGATTAAAGATTATATgggttaataaaaattaaaaaaatattttattataaaaaaactaagggtGCTTAATAATTCATTATGCAGGTAGACTTATTGTACTCCAGGTTGCTACAgtgtaataatgattttaaCTTTCATGTTACAAGCCAATGAAGCACATAATACAGGGGGCTTAAATCAGtcacctcaatttttttttttggcatagtaattttacccttaaaaatattattgacgtCCATGAGCTacttagtctttttatttttttaaaaaccgtAAAATGATTCAATTGACTCTAATAGCAAAAATCCTAAACATAttatcaaggattttttttttgtctttttcatcattttttcaagTATTACACGGAATAAGAgatgatttgataattttacatacttaaatattattgaaaaaaattgttgacgCGTGACTGTGTTTGCAGGTTTTGGGTGGTGCGTATAACATTGTTTGTTAACCAAACATCAAATTCAAGGACGGCAGGAGTGTGCTTAACATTTCTTCCATGTTTGAGTGGCGTGTGTGAAAAATGGACCACTAATTTGAAACTGATAGCCTCCCCCccttttccctctctctcccctcgATTTCCgcataaactttttgatttctCAGACCAacccttcaacttttttttttctttgaatttagtccttattcttttgattattatttgttttatttgaattaatttataaaattagaatgttttttcaatttcatccttatttaattttttcatcaatcAAACTTGGTCTCCAttatcttaattgctatttttggttttttttatcatttccttgatttatcttatttttcaatttaattcctcattcttttagttCGTTTAGTATTAATAACATAATTGgtccttgttttatttattgttacttttttttcttatcattttcttgatttattttatttttcagttttattcctcattgttttatttcatttaatttttacactatatttggtccttatttttttttattcctatttattttgtttttttttttaattttagattgttgGGAATTTTGCATCAAGATTTCTAGGGGTCTGGCTTTTATAGAATAACCTGGTCTCATGCCTTAGAACTTGGATTTTAAAGATTAgcttttggtctttttttaggttatttttaatcttttatgggGTTATTGCGCTATCATAAGTTGGCTACGTGTTTGACATGcttatttgagttaattttttttttaaaattattttttttttcaattcattcttCAATGTTTTCTTTGCTAGTGattgagctttatttttttttttttttatctttataagatcttcttgttttcattcaattttagttttattatcaaataaaatcgtAGAgacttcttaaaaaaatttactgggtgtttttttttatgatattggcaagcattgtttttttattagttattgttgtttttttttattgttattgcctttttattttacaatcatattattaaattaaccaagctTATCGAACTTATTTGAATCGATAACTTGTAGACcaaatttttcttacttttttaaaaactctatcatcacttgaacattttttttttctacgttaagaaaaatttaactcgATCTGTGATATAGCGCGGGCcatctaatttttaatattttatagggttatcttaCTATCATAAGTTGGCTATGTTTTTGACATGCTtacttgagttaattttttttttatccttttttaaaattaatattttttcaattcattcttTAGTGTTTTCTTTACTAGTGAttgaacttcatttttttttcattcttatctTTATAAgatcttcttgttttcttttaattttagctttattatcaaataagatcGTAAAgacttcttaaaaatatttactgggTGTCTTTTCATGATATTggcaagcattttttttattggttattgtcatttttttctattgttattgactttttattttacaatcatattattaaattaactaagctTATCGAACTTATTTGAATCGA includes:
- the LOC7492405 gene encoding uncharacterized protein LOC7492405 isoform X2, encoding MGACVSTPEGCVGGRLKSSKKMKIRRKGKRGTAFKRRSVPPSRMLSDDKSDGPASAAPPPHHLPSFTNPTFQGSKEEAWFDSAAILESDCDEDFESVPDDILSLNGFDIVSLSSTASGRVANHGDCNVNMQHSSFTDQMQKAGDLSAGNSTHDSVSEATEQTNIHVFNLDHVDSVSKSDGPSNEVKQPVFLDEITSADENAGEEGLLDNCGILPGNCLPCLASTVPPVEKRRSLSSSPPSARKKGALKLPFKWKEGNSSNTLFSSKMILHRPIAGSQVPFCPMEKKMLDCWSHIEPCSFKVRGQSYFRDKKKEFAPNCSAYYPFGVDVFLSPRKVDHIARFVDLPIINSAGNFPTILVVNVQVPLYPAAIFQSESDGEGTNFVLYFKLSDSYSKELPTHFQESIRRLIDDEVEKVKGFPVDTIASFRERLKILGRVVNVEDLHLSAAERKLMQAYNEKPVLSRPQHEFYLGDNYFEIDIDMHRFSYISRKGFQAFLDRLKICVLDIGLTIQGNKVEELPEQILCCIRLNGIDYMKYHQLGLNQEPFESLSG
- the LOC7492405 gene encoding uncharacterized protein LOC7492405 isoform X1, producing MGACVSTPEGCVGGRLKSSKKMKIRRKGKRGTAFKRRSVPPSRMLSDDKSDGPASAAPPPHHLPSFTNPTFQAGSKEEAWFDSAAILESDCDEDFESVPDDILSLNGFDIVSLSSTASGRVANHGDCNVNMQHSSFTDQMQKAGDLSAGNSTHDSVSEATEQTNIHVFNLDHVDSVSKSDGPSNEVKQPVFLDEITSADENAGEEGLLDNCGILPGNCLPCLASTVPPVEKRRSLSSSPPSARKKGALKLPFKWKEGNSSNTLFSSKMILHRPIAGSQVPFCPMEKKMLDCWSHIEPCSFKVRGQSYFRDKKKEFAPNCSAYYPFGVDVFLSPRKVDHIARFVDLPIINSAGNFPTILVVNVQVPLYPAAIFQSESDGEGTNFVLYFKLSDSYSKELPTHFQESIRRLIDDEVEKVKGFPVDTIASFRERLKILGRVVNVEDLHLSAAERKLMQAYNEKPVLSRPQHEFYLGDNYFEIDIDMHRFSYISRKGFQAFLDRLKICVLDIGLTIQGNKVEELPEQILCCIRLNGIDYMKYHQLGLNQEPFESLSG
- the LOC7492404 gene encoding LRR receptor-like serine/threonine-protein kinase FLS2 isoform X1, producing MTKVKGKTEIFDPLYLPLPSSSPCTHCQGKFISCKPSSFFHFPKNNLFSGISLDKMASWLLWLIVVFTIITVGKGWQNGHQVCHPNDLKGLTSFKAGIHVDTSSRLAKWVGHGCCSWEGITCDETTGRVTEIRLPGFISTNDFVFQSQMRGLLSPSITLVSCLQVIDLGGLIGLAGRIPPSIGLRLPNLRKLYLYGNKLIGPVPDSIGKLSKLEELHLYENRLSGSLPSTMGNLKNLNQLLLYSNELAGTIPDSFTNLTNIVQMDLHSNILTGHIPERIGEMQVLEKLDLSGNLLTGKIPLSLANLNSISELYLDTNHLEGEIPFPSSFGQLSSLGFLRLDDNHLTGRIPASFGNMVSLQRVSLANNKFEGVIPSSLGNLSALKELYLSGNLLSGQIPESVGQLSQLIMFNVSHNQIQGPLPHELSSLENLQTLDLSFNHLNLISFPQWLAELPSLSRIYCARCGIQGEIPDFLQATPSPIQELDLSSNHLTGSLPAWLGRLTQLYKLNFSRNSLVSRIPVSVRNLQYLGVLDLHSNKLTGPINNVFQIGNAFSDGSLTYIDLSDNYFSTGIIQAGVGSQTGIQYLNLSHNFLGGRITTTIGRLKSLQTLDLSCNKLGFNLPEALANVSSLEKLKLQKNHFTGRIPVGFLKLKRLKELDLSDNLLAGEIPAGKPLTDFPQSSYSGNKGLCGKPLSPCKVRGLLLVEEPLKPC
- the LOC7492404 gene encoding probable leucine-rich repeat receptor-like protein kinase At1g35710 isoform X2, whose amino-acid sequence is MTKVKGKTEIFDPLYLPLPSSSPCTHCQGKFISCKPSSFFHFPKNNLFSGISLDKMASWLLWLIVVFTIITVGKGWQNGHQVCHPNDLKGLTSFKAGIHVDTSSRLAKWVGHGCCSWEGITCDETTGRVTEIRLPGFISTNDFVFQSQMRGLLSPSITLVSCLQVIDLGGLIGLAGRIPPSIGLRLPNLRKLYLYGNKLIGPVPDSIGKLSKLEELHLYENRLSGSLPSTMGNLKNLNQLLLYSNELAGTIPDSFTNLTNIVQMDLHSNILTGHIPERIGEMQVLEKLDLSGNLLTGKIPLSLANLNSISELYLDTNHLEGEIPFPSSFGQLSSLGFLRLDDNHLTGRIPASFGNMVSLQRVSLANNKFEGVIPSSLGNLSALKELYLSGNLLSGQIPESVGQLSQLIMFNVSHNQIQGPLPHELSSLENLQTLDLSFNHLNLISFPQWLAELPSLSRIYCARCGIQGEIPDFLQATPSPIQELDLSSNHLTGSLPAWLGRLTQLYKLNFSRNSLVSRIPVSVRNLQYLGVLDLHSNKLTGPINNVFQIGNAFSDGSLTYIDLSDNYFSTGIIQAGVGSQTGIQYLNLSHNFLGGRITTTIGRLKSLQTLDLSCNKLGKRFTSS